AGCGAACCCAGGAGCGGGACAAATTACCATTTCAGCACCACCCTTGCCACCGGCACCTGCGCATTGTGGGCGTCAGCAATGGCTGCACTGGGCCCAGTTGATGATGGCTTTGTTACAGGAGGGGAGAATACTACTACTTACCGGCGCTCCAGGCGATGTAGTCGGGCTtcacctcgtcgaggatggagcGAGCGCGGGCCTCGCTGTCCacgtcggcgatgctgcgGACCAGGACGTTGAGCTTGCCGGGGAGGCCGGTTCCCAGCTGCTCGATAGTTGGTGCCTGGTCCTGGGTGCGGATGACGCTGGTGACGGTCCAGGAGCGCTTGAGGAGCAGCGGGGTGAGGAGCTGGGCAATcttgccgtggccgccgaggacgaggacgtggtggGTGCCGGACATGATGGCGTCTAGTATCACTTTGCTTTTCGCCGGTGTTTCTTATGCTGTTGCTCGAGGGGCGGGTAGGCGAAAGGAACTCCGGAATCCTCGTTCGGTCAATGCGGCGAATTGCTTGTCGTGTGTGGTGTCGCGTCGCGTGGTGCCGTGTCGTGTGTGAATGAGGAGAAGTCTGTTGGGCCCGTGAGCACGTCGACCGAGAGGAAACATTGGACAGCATTGGATTCGGTGCCCAGGAGACTCCTCTCGCTCGACCTGCAGCATGACGACATGCTATGAAcggggacggcggccatACATTGTACAAGCACGGCATTGACGGGCAGGGCGTGGGGCGAGGTCCCCTTGCTTGGCCTGCTACTTGGtaactacgaagtactaatGGCGTGCTGGCGTTTGTGTCTCTAGGACTAACGTTAGCAGTTTGAGTTTGAGTTTGACGTCGCATCCGGCATGCTAAGCTTCCACGTTTGGCACTGCGAGCTGGGATCGGCCCTTAGCCAGCAGGCAAAAAGCCACATCCTGGCCTTGACCCGGAACCATTACAGCTTTGGGAGGATTCGGGAGGATCGTTGGGAGTGGATGGCGATGAACGGCCTGGCGATCATTCCGCTGCGGGCGCCTGCGGGGGCAgtggactggactggacccTTGTTGTGCGGGCGGGTACCTACCTGTCGACAGTGgatgcagcggcagcggcgagagcTACCCGTGGCCAAGCGTGCGCAGTTGCCAATGGAAGCTTCGTCGGCATAGGCGATGGGGGAGCTCCTTCCGTATGGAAACTGCCCCGCCATGGCATGCCCGGGTTCATGCATTCCCGCAATGAGTGAACTTAGGTAATCGCTGCTGACGGGCGAGCTGCTTCTGACGAGCTCCGTACTCGCTCCTGTCCTGACTTGGAAACGAAACCCCCACCACGAGTATCGGATTCCTCGCCTTTATCTtgacgtcgcggccggctgTTGTGTGGGATGACtactggcgccgccgccgcacgagGTCACACGTCATGAACCGCTTCTCCGTCTGCATCGTCGGTGAGTTCGTTACAAACTCTGCACAGCTTGCATGCGCCCCCGACAGCTAACCAGCTCCCGCAAAGGCGCCGGCCCCtcgggcctcgtcgccgccaagacGCTCCTCCACAACGCGCCCAAGGGCACCTTCCAGGTCAGCGTCTTCGACGCCCAAGATGCCATCGGCGGCCTGTGGCCGACGTCCCAGACGGACACGGGCCGTCTGGTCCACCCGCTCATGGTGGCCAACCAGAGCCGTCACACGATGCACTTCAGCGACCTTGCCtgggatgccgccgcgccacacCTTCCCCGCGCCTGGCAGGTCGGCAAGTACCTCGAACGGTACATGGAACGCTACCTCACCGGCAGCCCTGATTTTGAGTTGCGCTTGGGCACCCGCGTCGTGCGAGCCGAGCCGATCCAGGACGGACGCGCCGGGTGGCGGGTGCTGttccgcggccgcgacggcatcgaggagaCGCGTACCTTTCAGAAGCTCATAGTCGCCTCGGGCTACTTTGGCAAGTCCATCATCCCtgacagcctcgccgcccagccgaATGCCATCCCAGTCGTTCCTAGCACTCAGTACCGCGACCTCAAGAGCCTTCTCGGTGACAAAccgcccagcggcggcaccaagaTCTTAGTCGTTGGCGGTCAGATGTCTGGTGTTGAGATTGCAGGCACCATCGCATCTCACCTCTCCTCTGCGACCAACTCGCCTGAACCCAGCGATATTCCCGACGTGGACAAGTATTCTGTCCACCATGTCATTCAAAGGCCCATCTGGGTCTTCCCCTTGTACACGACCCCCGAGGTTCgtctcatcctcgtcgccggcaagcTCTGCCCCGCTGCCCTGCTAACTGGCTCAACATATAGCCAACCACTGCTGCAgcccccttccttcccctcGACTTTTCATCCTACAACCGCAACAACCGACCGCAGCCACTGGTCAACACGCAGGGACACGTCAGCTCGGACACGGCCAAGGTGGTGCATGGCATCTACGAGaaggcgctcggcggcaacCAGGCCGTCTTCTCCCCGCTCCTGCACGTCGATGGTGACACCAAGACGGAGCCGCCGTATCTGGCCGTCAGCGACTGGTACTGCGACTTTGTTCGCTCCGGCTTGATTACTCTTTCAAAAGGCAAAGTCACCGCGCTGGACGGCAACACGGCCGTGTTGTCCGATGGCGGGGGCCTCATCcatgacgtcgccgccgtggtcgtggCGACGGGATTCGACCCCTCCCCGTACCTGGACTTCTTCCCGAAGGACACTCTCGACAGGTTGCGCTTCTCGCCCGAGCATACCGAACTacccctcgccctctcctTTCACGGAACTACGTCTAACGACCTTCACGGTCTAGGCTTCGTTGGATTTTATCGCTCTCCTTACTGGGGTGTAATGCAGATGCAGGCTCGCTTCCTGGTGGAGCTCTGGACCAAAGCCATGCTTCTACCCCAGCCCATGCGGAGCGCGCTCTGCACTGATGATTCGATGCAGCGAACGCTGAAGCTCCGGGACGACCCCCGGCTGTCCCAATTCCCAATGGGGGACTATCCCTGGCTCATGCAGGAGTTTGCCGAGGCACTCTCCATTGaaccggccgcgccgtcgtttGCGGGAgtaccgctgctgccgcatAACAAGCAGCCGCTAGACATGCTGACGCCGGCACGGTACACATCGCCGACGGACAGCGAGGAAGCcaggggcgaggcggcgaagCTTCTCAAAAATACCATCGACACCACGATTGCAGGCCTAACCTCGCCCAAGTTCGTGGCGCGCGCCGTGTTTCGCAGCTTGTTGGGCACGTGGAGGCTGGAGCGCGACCTCGTAAGTCGGCTACCATCGCACCCGAGCGGCCATTTCAGCGGCACCGCACAGTTTCTCCTGCGCGAAAGGACCTCGGACGGCATCCAGTGCGCCAAAGACAGCACATCAGCTTCATTGGCCCGCGAAGGCGGCAACGATAGCGACCAAGGCTTAGAGTACCTGTAcgttgaggatggcgagTTCAAAACGGATAGTGGCTTCGGGTTTCGCGCGACAAGGCGGTATGTGTGGCGATATGACGAAGGCAGCGATACGCTGAGCGTGTGGTTCGCAAAGCCCGACGACCAGAAGCGCGCAGACTACTTGTTTCACGAGGTGGAGTTTGAGAAGTCGgaacgaggcgggcgagacgccgATGGTTggaaggccaaggccggGCATCTCTGCATCGACGACTACTACGACGTCAAGTACAATTTTGCGTTTGAGGCTGTCAACCTGCGAGATTGGTGCATAGAATACACGGTCAACGGGCCAAAGAAGGACTATACCATCCGAGGGACGTATACGCGATGAGCAAGATGGGATGGGAGGTCGGGATCTTTTGAATATGGAGGGCAATTGGATAGACGGACTGGCACTTGAGCGCAAGCATTctgcagggcggcagcggacaGTAGAAACAAGACATTGTCTGAATTGTAGATGCAGGTGCTGGCTCTACGTGCGGGCAACGTGTGTCTCATGGCGGGGAACCCTGCGGCTCACTCGGAACGGATATGCGCCCGCCGTGGGGCGAGTTTAGGTTGAGCGTCACGCTGTCAGGGGGATGGGGAACCTAATTGCAATGGACATCTACGAAGGCGTCGAGTTTTGCAGCCAAAACCCAAAAGTTGGGGGTTTTTTTATTTTGCGTCTCTGCTTCTCTTTTCATAAGCACAACAATATGTATCATCTCAAATGTGCTCCACGAAGTATACTGTAGATCTGAAGAGAGGGAAAGTCGACTTTTAAGGTTTCAATGGTTCTGCCGTGACACCTGCAGTAAACCGCTTGCGGATGGCTGCAGAGGAAGCCCTTTTCTTCCCCGCGCCACCCGGGGAGCCTATACTGGCTTttctcgtcgtcatggccagGCGAGTTCTTGGCTCGTCAACGTCTCTGAAACATCTCATCCTCCTGCATTTTGCATCCAGCCACACTGCCTGACACAACGTTTTGTTTCTCTGTAGCCCCCGATAAACATAAGAAGCAGACCCCGCGCAGCGTCGGAGCTTCAGTGACGTCATTCATGATGAAGATTGCCGTCTTTAGCGCCAAGCCGTACGACAAGCGGTTCTtggacgccgcgctcgaggccaagaagaagcagcagcagctgctgctgcagcaacagtcttcgacggcggcgagcgggagcggcggcggcggcatagAGCTGGCGTACCACGACttcgcgctgggcgaggacaCGGCATTCCtggccaagggcgccgacgcggtgtgcgtcttcgtcaacgacgccgtgtcggcgcccgtggtggaggcgctggcggacgagggcatcaaggcGATCCTGCTGCGGTGCGCGGGCTTCAACAACGTGGCCCTCGAGGTGGCGGAGCGTCGCGGGCTGCTCGTGGCCAACGTGCCGAGCTACTCGCccgaggccgtggccgagttCGCCGTGGCGCTGATCCAGACGCTCAACCGCAACACGCACCGGGCCTACAACCGCGTGCGCGAGGGCAACtttgccctcgacggcctgctggGGCGGACGCTGCACGGCAAGACGGTGGGCATCGTGGGGACGGGCAAGATCGGCGTCGCCACGGGCCGCATCCTCAAGGGCTTCGGGTGCCGCGTCCTGGCCGCGGACCCCTACCCGACGCGGGCCTTTTCCGACGAAGTAGGCGAGTACCGCTccagcatcgacgagctgctcccCGAGTGCGACATCGTGAGCCTGCACTGCCCGCTCATGGACGCGACGCGGCACATCATCAACGAGCGGACCCTGGCGCTGATGAAGCCGCGCGCCATGCTCATCAACAcgtcgcgcggcgccctgctcgactcgcgcgccgtcatcaaggccctcaagacgaagcacctcggcggcctggccctcgacgtctacgaggccgagggctcGCTCTTCTACGACGACCACTCGGGCGAGATCATCCAGGACGACGTCCTCATGCGCCTCATCACCTTCCCCAACGTCGTCATCTGCGGCCACCAGGCCTTCTTCACCGAGGAGGCCCTCAAGGAGATTGCCGAGTGCACGCTGCGCAACCTCGAAGAGTTTGCCGAGCGGGGGACCTGCACCAACTCGCTGACGGATTCCATCAAGAAGAATGGCAAGGGGCCGCTGCCCGTTCGCAATGTCTAGGGGCAAGACAATGTGGTCAAGTTGCTTCGAAGTGGTCAGATTGAAACGAATTGGCCCAGTTGATTCGAAGGAAAATTACACATGTATGCTGCGCTTTCGTCTATCCTACTATATAAAAACTGTATCGGGTATTGGTACGCTTCATGCCTCGCAACTTTGCTTGTGTGTTGAAGAGAAAGCGCCAGTCGTTTGATACCAACACTCACAGTCCCATTAAAAGGCATCCCCTCGGCGTACTAAGAGACGCTCAGGGATTGCTGACGTAGCTCATGGCACGCCTCAGatcgtcatcctcgtgcTCCGTGCCGTCTCGGATCACGCCatggcttgggc
Above is a genomic segment from Purpureocillium takamizusanense chromosome 2, complete sequence containing:
- a CDS encoding uncharacterized protein (COG:Q~EggNog:ENOG503NX35), whose translation is MNRFSVCIVGAGPSGLVAAKTLLHNAPKGTFQVSVFDAQDAIGGLWPTSQTDTGRLVHPLMVANQSRHTMHFSDLAWDAAAPHLPRAWQVGKYLERYMERYLTGSPDFELRLGTRVVRAEPIQDGRAGWRVLFRGRDGIEETRTFQKLIVASGYFGKSIIPDSLAAQPNAIPVVPSTQYRDLKSLLGDKPPSGGTKILVVGGQMSGVEIAGTIASHLSSATNSPEPSDIPDVDKYSVHHVIQRPIWVFPLYTTPEPTTAAAPFLPLDFSSYNRNNRPQPLVNTQGHVSSDTAKVVHGIYEKALGGNQAVFSPLLHVDGDTKTEPPYLAVSDWYCDFVRSGLITLSKGKVTALDGNTAVLSDGGGLIHDVAAVVVATGFDPSPYLDFFPKDTLDRLRFSPEHTELPLALSFHGTTSNDLHGLGFVGFYRSPYWGVMQMQARFLVELWTKAMLLPQPMRSALCTDDSMQRTLKLRDDPRLSQFPMGDYPWLMQEFAEALSIEPAAPSFAGVPLLPHNKQPLDMLTPARYTSPTDSEEARGEAAKLLKNTIDTTIAGLTSPKFVARAVFRSLLGTWRLERDLVSRLPSHPSGHFSGTAQFLLRERTSDGIQCAKDSTSASLAREGGNDSDQGLEYLYVEDGEFKTDSGFGFRATRRYVWRYDEGSDTLSVWFAKPDDQKRADYLFHEVEFEKSERGGRDADGWKAKAGHLCIDDYYDVKYNFAFEAVNLRDWCIEYTVNGPKKDYTIRGTYTR
- a CDS encoding D-lactate dehydrogenase (COG:E~EggNog:ENOG503NUGA) is translated as MMKIAVFSAKPYDKRFLDAALEAKKKQQQLLLQQQSSTAASGSGGGGIELAYHDFALGEDTAFLAKGADAVCVFVNDAVSAPVVEALADEGIKAILLRCAGFNNVALEVAERRGLLVANVPSYSPEAVAEFAVALIQTLNRNTHRAYNRVREGNFALDGLLGRTLHGKTVGIVGTGKIGVATGRILKGFGCRVLAADPYPTRAFSDEVGEYRSSIDELLPECDIVSLHCPLMDATRHIINERTLALMKPRAMLINTSRGALLDSRAVIKALKTKHLGGLALDVYEAEGSLFYDDHSGEIIQDDVLMRLITFPNVVICGHQAFFTEEALKEIAECTLRNLEEFAERGTCTNSLTDSIKKNGKGPLPVRNV